The following are encoded in a window of Variovorax paradoxus genomic DNA:
- a CDS encoding TRAP transporter small permease, translated as MRKTLDFLYLSAAALAALFMIGLLAMVLLSILGRQLHFNIPGIDAYAGYLMAGAGFLALAHTLKRGEHIRVTLVMQNLPPAARRWLERWAMGAAALLALLFAWYSVRLVWQSLDYQDISTGNDATPLWIPQLSMALGAIVFAIASLDEFVIEWRGRPAQSAETEALRHE; from the coding sequence ATGCGCAAGACGCTGGATTTTCTCTACCTGAGCGCCGCCGCCCTGGCGGCGCTTTTCATGATCGGCCTGCTGGCGATGGTGCTGCTCTCCATCCTCGGCCGGCAGCTGCACTTCAACATTCCCGGCATCGACGCCTACGCCGGCTACCTGATGGCCGGCGCAGGCTTCCTGGCGCTTGCGCACACGCTCAAGCGCGGCGAGCACATCCGCGTGACGCTGGTCATGCAAAACCTGCCGCCCGCGGCACGGCGCTGGCTCGAACGCTGGGCCATGGGCGCCGCAGCGCTGCTCGCCCTGCTCTTTGCCTGGTACAGCGTGCGCCTGGTCTGGCAATCGCTCGACTACCAGGACATCTCCACCGGCAACGACGCCACGCCACTGTGGATTCCGCAGCTGTCGATGGCGCTCGGCGCCATCGTCTTCGCGATCGCGTCGCTCGACGAGTTCGTGATCGAGTGGCGCGGCCGCCCGGCCCAGTCCGCCGAAACGGAGGCGCTGCGCCATGAGTGA
- a CDS encoding TRAP transporter large permease — protein MSDIAIAGLLIAALFLILGSGVWIGLTLSGVAWIAMQIFSSRPAGDAMAVTIWGSASSWTLTALPLFVWMGEILFRTRLSQDMFKGLAPWMQALPGRLLHTNVVGCAVFAAVSGSSAATCATIGKMSLPELKRRGYPDDMVIGTLAGAGTLGLLIPPSIIMIVYGVSADVSIARLFIAGVIPGILLALLFSGYIVVWALRNPDKVPPADAKLPFVEKLWASMSLIPVALLILSVLGSIYAGIATATEAAAVGVVGAMVISAAQGSLTWHSFKEALLGATRLYCMMALILAGAAFLTLAMGYIGLPRHLAEWIGSLGLSKFQLILMLAAFYVVLGCFLDGISMVVLTMGVIMPTVIAAGIDPVWFGIFVVLVVEMAQITPPVGFNLFVLQGMTGKDLLYIARVTLPMFGLMVAAVLLIYFVPQLVTWLPQQMAP, from the coding sequence ATGAGTGACATCGCCATTGCCGGCCTGCTGATCGCCGCGCTGTTCCTCATCCTGGGCAGCGGCGTGTGGATCGGCCTCACGCTGTCGGGCGTGGCGTGGATCGCCATGCAGATCTTCTCGTCGCGCCCCGCGGGCGACGCCATGGCCGTGACCATCTGGGGATCGGCCTCGAGCTGGACGCTCACGGCGTTGCCGCTGTTCGTGTGGATGGGCGAGATCCTGTTTCGCACGCGGCTGTCGCAGGACATGTTCAAGGGCCTCGCGCCCTGGATGCAGGCCCTGCCCGGCCGGCTGCTGCACACCAACGTGGTGGGCTGCGCGGTGTTCGCTGCGGTGTCGGGCTCGAGCGCAGCCACCTGCGCCACCATCGGCAAGATGAGCCTGCCCGAGCTCAAGCGCCGCGGCTACCCCGACGACATGGTCATCGGCACGCTGGCCGGCGCCGGCACGCTGGGGCTGCTGATCCCGCCCTCGATCATCATGATCGTGTACGGGGTGAGCGCCGACGTGTCGATTGCACGCCTCTTCATCGCGGGCGTCATCCCCGGCATCCTGCTGGCGCTGCTGTTCTCGGGCTACATCGTGGTCTGGGCGCTGCGCAACCCCGACAAGGTGCCGCCCGCCGACGCGAAGCTGCCCTTCGTCGAGAAGCTCTGGGCCTCGATGTCGCTGATCCCGGTGGCGCTGCTGATCCTGTCGGTGCTGGGCTCCATCTATGCCGGCATCGCCACGGCCACCGAGGCGGCGGCTGTGGGCGTGGTCGGCGCCATGGTCATCTCGGCCGCGCAGGGCTCGCTCACCTGGCACAGCTTCAAGGAAGCGCTGCTCGGGGCCACGCGCCTGTACTGCATGATGGCGCTGATCCTCGCGGGTGCGGCCTTCCTCACGCTGGCCATGGGCTACATCGGACTGCCGCGCCACCTGGCCGAGTGGATCGGCTCGCTGGGGCTGTCGAAGTTCCAGCTGATCCTGATGCTCGCCGCGTTCTACGTCGTGCTGGGCTGCTTCCTGGACGGCATCTCCATGGTGGTGCTGACCATGGGCGTGATCATGCCGACCGTCATCGCGGCCGGCATCGACCCGGTCTGGTTCGGCATCTTCGTCGTGCTGGTGGTCGAGATGGCGCAGATCACGCCACCGGTGGGCTTCAACCTGTTCGTGCTTCAGGGCATGACCGGGAAAGATCTGCTCTACATCGCGCGCGTCACGCTGCCGATGTTCGGACTGATGGTGGCGGCGGTGCTGCTCATCTACTTCGTGCCGCAGCTGGTGACGTGGTTGCCCCAGCAAATGGCGCCCTGA
- the crcB gene encoding fluoride efflux transporter CrcB codes for MLLPALAICLGASCGALARWGLGLWLNTGGPVPYGTLAANLVGGYFVGVAVAVFQALPQLDPVWRLLLITGFLGGLTTFSSFSAEVVALLLGGRPLLALGTGLLHLCGSLVLTWLGIRSVQLVLAS; via the coding sequence ATGCTGCTTCCGGCTCTTGCAATCTGTCTCGGCGCCTCGTGCGGCGCCCTCGCCCGATGGGGCCTGGGCCTCTGGCTCAACACCGGCGGTCCGGTGCCCTACGGCACGCTGGCCGCCAACCTCGTCGGCGGCTACTTCGTCGGCGTGGCCGTGGCCGTGTTCCAGGCGCTGCCGCAACTCGACCCGGTGTGGCGCCTGCTGCTCATCACCGGCTTCCTCGGCGGGCTCACGACCTTCTCGAGCTTCTCGGCCGAAGTGGTCGCGCTGCTGCTCGGCGGACGGCCGCTGCTGGCGCTGGGCACCGGCCTGCTGCACCTGTGCGGTTCGCTGGTGCTGACCTGGCTGGGCATTCGCAGCGTGCAGCTCGTGCTGGCTTCGTGA